Proteins encoded within one genomic window of Macrotis lagotis isolate mMagLag1 chromosome 3, bilby.v1.9.chrom.fasta, whole genome shotgun sequence:
- the LOC141517009 gene encoding olfactory receptor 4C15-like, with the protein MENKSYVTEFILLGLSQTPDIEKIVFVVFLLLYLATLLGNFIIILTITNTPSLLGSPMYFFLAFLSFFDASFSSTVAPKVILDSLHMKNSISFEGCMIQLFAAHFFGGSEMIVLTFMAFDRYVAICKPLHYVTIMNRNRCVLLIVLAWAGGFLHSFIQVLFMVQLPFCGPNVIDHFICDLYPLLKLACIDTHSFSLMVIMNSGLICSVSFFLLLMSYGVILHSLRKYNAEARHKALSTCGSHITVVVLFFVPCIFEYARPPSTFSFDKSVEIFYTILIPMINPFIYTFRNTEVKNAMRKLWKRPVTSNVK; encoded by the coding sequence ATGGAAAATAAAAGTTATGTTACTGAGTTCATTCTACTGGGACTTTCACAGACTCCAGACATTGAAAAAATAGTGTTTGTTGTTTTCTTACTCTTGTATCTGGCAACTCTTTTGGGAAACTTCATTATTATTTTGACAATCACCAATACTCCCTCTCTCCTAGGCTCTCCTATGTACTTCTTCCTggcctttttgtctttctttgatgCAAGTTTCTCCTCTACCGTTGCCCCAAAGGTAATACTGGACTCCCTCCATATGAAAAACTCCATTTCCTTTGAAGGTTGTATGATCCAACTCTTTGCAGCACATTTCTTTGGTGGTTCTGAGATGATTGTCCTGACATTCATGGCCTTTGATCGATATGTTGCTATTTGTAAGCCACTGCATTATGTAACCATTATGAATAGGAACCGCTGTGTCCTTCTGATTGTTTTGGCTTGGGCAGGAGGCTTTCTACATTCCTTTATCCAGGTTCTGTTCATGGTCCAGTTACCCTTCTGTGGGCCCAATGTGATTGATCACTTTATTTGTGACTTGTATCCTTTGTTGAAACTAGCCTGCATTGACACCCATAGCTTTAGTCTCATGGTTATTATGAATAGTGGGCTCATCTGTTCAGTAAGTTTTTTCCTCCTACTTATGTCTTACGGGGTCATCCTGCACTCCTTGAGGAAATACAATGCTGAGGCTCGGCACAAAGCCCTTTCCACTTGTGGTTCCCACATCACAGTTGTTGTGTTGTTTTTTGTTCCATGTATATTTGAATATGCACGACCGCCATCTACTTTCTCCTTTGATAAATCAGTGGAAATATTTTACACTATTCTAATCCCAATGATAAATCCATTTATCTATACTTTTAGAAACACAGAGGTAAAAAATGCCATGAGGAAATTGTGGAAGAGGCCGGTTACTTctaatgtaaaatga